A window of the Pongo abelii isolate AG06213 chromosome 10, NHGRI_mPonAbe1-v2.0_pri, whole genome shotgun sequence genome harbors these coding sequences:
- the KRT75 gene encoding keratin, type II cytoskeletal 75 codes for MPRGCHQKALSTSSAPPPQDAHKSHGTRALQPPVFSTACTSPPQVPSRRPSSPTMSRQSSITFQSGSRRGFSTTSATTPAAGRSRFSSISVARSAAGSGGLGRISSAGASFGSRSLYNLGGAKRVSISGCGSSFRSDFGGRASNGFGVNSGFGYGGGVGGGFSGPSFPVCPPGGIQEVTVNQSLLTPLNLQIDPTIQRVRAEEREQIKTLNNKFASFIDKVRFLEQQNKVLETKWALLQEQGSRTVRQNLEPLFDSYISELRRQLESVTTERGRLEAELRNMQDVVENFKVRYEDEINKRTAAENEFVALKKDVDAAYMNKVELEAKVKSLPEEINFLHSVFDAELSQLQTQVSDTSVVLSMDNNRNLDLDSIIAEVKAQYEDIANRSRAEAESWYQTKYKELQVTAGRHGDDLRNTKQEISEMNRMIQRLRAEIDSVKKQCSSLQTAIADAEQRGELALKDARAKLADLEEALQKAKQDMARLLREYQELMNIKLALDVEIATYRKLLEGEECRLSGEGVSPVNISVVTSTLSSGYGSGSSIGGGSLGLGGGSGYSFTTSGGHSLGAGLGGSGFSATSNRGLGGSGSSVKFVSTTSSSRKSYKH; via the exons ATGCCCAGGGGATGCCATCAGAAGGCCCTCTCCACTAGCAGTGCCCCGCCCCCGCAGGATGCTCATAAAAGCCACGGGACCAGGGCTCTCCAGCCACCTGTCTTCTCCACTGCCTGCACCAGCCCACCTCAGGTGCCTTCTCGCCGGCCTTCCTCACCCACCATGTCTCGGCAGTCCTCCATCACTTTCCAGTCTGGCAGCCGCAGGGGCTTCAGCACCACCTCAGCCACCACCCCAGCAGCTGGCCGCTCCCGCTTCAGCTCTATCTCTGTGGCCCGCTCTGCAGCAGGGAGTGGGGGCCTGGGAAGGATCAGCAGTGCTGGGGCCAGCTTTGGAAGCCGCAGCCTCTACAACCTGGGGGGTGCCAAGCGGGTCTCCATCAGTGGGTGTGGCAGCAGCTTCCGAAGTGACTTTGGTGGCAGGGCCAGCAACGGATTTGGAGTCAACAGTGGATTTGGCTATGGGGGTGGAGTTGGAGGAGGCTTCAGTGGCCCCAGCTTCCCCGTGTGTCCCCCTGGAGGCATCCAAGAGGTCACTGTCAACCAGAGTCTCCTGACTCCTCTCAACCTGCAAATCGACCCCACCATCCAGCGAGTGCGGGCCGAGGAGCGCGAGCAGATCAAGACCCTCAACAACAAGTTCGCCTCCTTCATCGACAAG gTGAGGTTCTTGGAGCAGCAGAACAAGGTCCTGGAGACCAAGTGGGCCCTTCTGCAGGAGCAGGGTTCCAGGACCGTGAGGCAGAACCTAGAGCCCCTCTTTGATTCCTATATCAGTGAGCTCCGACGGCAGCTGGAAAGCGTCACCACTGAGAGGGGCAGGCTTGAAGCTGAACTGAGGAACATGCAGGATGTTGTGGAAAATTTCAAAGTCAG GTACGAAGATGAAATTAACAAGCGCACGGCTGCTGAGAATGAATTTGTAGCTCTGAAAAAG GACGTAGATGCTGCCTACATGAACAAGGTGGAGCTGGAAGCCAAGGTCAAATCTCTGCCTGAGGAGATCAACTTCCTCCACTCAGTCTTTGATGCA GAGCTGTCCCAGTTGCAGACCCAGGTCAGTGACACATCTGTGGTGCTCTCCATGGACAACAACCGCAACCTAGACCTGGACAGTATCATCGCCGAGGTCAAAGCACAATACGAGGACATTGCCAACCGCAGCCGGGCCGAGGCTGAGTCCTGGTACCAGACCAAG TACAAGGAGCTGCAGGTCACAGCAGGCAGACATGGGGATGACCTTCGAAACACCAAACAAGAGATCTCTGAAATGAACCGCATGATCCAGAGGCTGAGAGCTGAGATTGACAGCGTCAAGAAGCAG TGCTCCAGCTTGCAAACGGCCATTGCTGATGCAGAACAGCGGGGAGAACTGGCTCTCAAAGATGCACGGGCCAAGCTGGCGGACCTTGAGGAGGCCCTGCAGAAGGCCAAGCAGGATATGGCTCGGCTCCTGCGTGAGTACCAGGAGCTAATGAACATCAAGCTGGCCCTGGACGTGGAGATCGCCACCTACCGCAAGCTGCTGGAAGGCGAGGAGTGCAG GTTGAGTGGAGAGGGAGTTTCTCCAGTTAACATTT CTGTGGTCACCTCCACTCTTTCCAGTGGCTATGGAAGCGGCAGCAGCATTGGAGGTGGAAGCCTGGGCCTCGGTGGCGGCAGCGGCTACTCCTTCACCACCAGTGGTGGGCATAGCCTGGGTGCAGGCCTGGGAGGTTCTGGATTCAGTGCCACCAGCAACCGGGGCCTAGGGGGCAGTGGTTCTAGCGTCAAGTTTGTCTCCACCACATCCTCCAGCCGGAAGAGCTACAAGCACTAA